From Aspergillus chevalieri M1 DNA, chromosome 4, nearly complete sequence, a single genomic window includes:
- the sit2 gene encoding putative siderochrome-iron transporter (COG:G;~EggNog:ENOG410QE3G;~InterPro:IPR011701,IPR036259;~PFAM:PF07690;~TransMembrane:14 (i84-103o123-141i153-170o182-200i209-229o241-261i294-315o327-345i365-387o407-425i432-451o463-485i497-521o573-593i);~go_function: GO:0022857 - transmembrane transporter activity [Evidence IEA];~go_process: GO:0055085 - transmembrane transport [Evidence IEA]), with product MGVFDVIRGRKDSQVVEDLGYSESHEPKSLGGVPEAPPMESNERLSLEERNERNIQLHPDEVTKDAHLGVQKAEATAMVWSKPALFSTYAWIWVCFFMLAFHSSINSNVINKAYSSFSSAPQISTSNILYSIIGGVLKLPIAKTINIWGRAEGYLVFIGVYVLGLIILAACNNPDSYAAGYVLYWIGYDAIYLILQIFVADTSGLRNRAFAFAFASTPFICTAFVGPRAAESYINMTSWRWAYGSFAIIQPFVFAPLAFVFKYYEKKAEKLGLYKHEPSGRTISQSIVHYIHEFDIVGAFLLMAAWVLLLLPFGLQQYGRSTYSSPTFIAMIVVGFCLMFVFAAWEKWCARVHFVQYELLKKRTVLGACCLSAVTYFSFYCWDLYYYNFCLVVYNLSVTLAGYMGQIYNVGSCFWGVVFGIWVRYTKTFKHTCLFFGLPLLILGAGLMIHFRGQGDHSDIGYVIMSQIFIAFGGGTLVIGADMAVMASADREGVPMMLALLGLFNSLGGSVGYAVAAAIYANTFPDALLSHLPESTKSKFNDLYTTGYTEQMKYPPGDPTREAANIAWSTSQYYGAIAATAFLSLAIPCIAVWKNYRVDKKQNKGVVM from the exons ATGGGTGTCTTCGATGTCATTCGGGGCCGCAAAGATAGCCAGGTCGTCGAGGACCTGGGCTACTCCGAGAGCCATGAGCCCAAGAGCCTAGGTGGTGTGCCGGAGGCGCCGCCAATGGAAAGTAATGAGAGACTCAGCTTGGAGGAACGCAATGAGAGGAATATCCAGCTGCATCCCGACGAGGTCACCAAGGATGCTCATCTGGGTGTGCAAAAGGCCGAGGCTACGGCTATGGTTTGGTCGAAGCCTGCGCTGTTTAGCACTTATGCTTG GATTTGGGTCTGTTTCTTCATGCTGGCCTTCCACTCCTCCATCAACAGCAACGTCATCAACAAAGCCTACAGCAGCTTCTCGTCCGCCCCCCAAATCAGTACCTCCAACATCCTGTACAGTATCATCGGTGGTGTGCTGAAGCTCCCCATCGCCAAGACTATCAACATCTGGGGCCGTGCTGAGGGTTACCTGGTCTTCATCGGTGTCTACGTTCTGGGTCTGATTATCCTGGCCGCCTGCAACAACCCCGACTCCTACGCCGCCGGTTACGTTCTCTACTGGATTGGATATGATGCCATTTATTTGATCCTGCAGATCTTCGTCGCTGATACCTCCGGTCTGCGGAACCGTGCTTTTGCGTTCGCCTTTGCTAGCACGCCTTTTATCTGCACTGCTTTTGTTGGCCCGCGGGCGGCTGAGTCGTACATCAACATGACGAGCTGGCGTTGGGCGTATGGTTCGTTTGCCATCATTCAGCCTTTCGTCTTTGCGCCGCTCGCCTTTGTCTTCAAGTACTatgagaagaaggcggagAAGTTGGGTCTGTACAAGCATGAGCCTAGTGGTCGGACCATCTCGCAGTCTATTGTCCATTACATTCATGAATTCGACA TCGTCGGGGCATTCCTGTTGATGGCCGCTTgggtcctcctcctccttccctTTGGTCTGCAGCAATACGGCCGCTCTACCTACAGCAGCCCTACCTTCATCGCCATGATCGTTGTCGGATTCTGCCTGATGTTCGTCTTCGCCGCTTGGGAGAAATGGTGCGCTCGCGTGCACTTTGTCCAGTACGAACTCCTCAAAAAGCGCACCGTGCTTGGCGCCTGCTGCCTCTCCGCCGTCACCTACTTCAGTTTCTACTGCTGGGACTTGTACTATTACAACTTCTGCCTGGTCGTGTACAACCTCTCCGTCACCCTCGCTGGTTACATGGGCCAGATCTACAACGTCGGCTCGTGCTTCTGGGGTGTTGTCTTCGGTATCTGGGTCCGCTACACCAAGACCTTCAAACACACCTGTCTCTTCTTCGGtctccccctcctcatcctggGCGCCGGTCTCATGATCCACTTCCGTGGCCAAGGCGACCACAGCGACATCGGCTACGTGATCATGTCCCAGATCTTCATCGCCTTTGGCGGTGGCACGCTCGTCATCGGTGCTGACATGGCCGTCATGGCCTCTGCTGACCGCGAAGGTGTCCCCATGATGCTTGCCCTGCTGGGTCTCTTCAACAGTCTCGGCGGATCCGTCGGCTACGCTGTCGCCGCCGCCATCTACGCTAACACCTTCCCCGACGCATTGCTCTCGCACCTCCCCGAGTCCACCAAGTCCAAGTTCAACGACCTCTACACGACCGGTTACACCGAGCAGATGAAGTACCCGCCTGGCGACCCGACCCGTGAGGCGGCAAACATCGCCTGGAGTACGAGTCAGTACTACGGAGCCATCGCAGCAACGGCCTTCCTGTCGTTGGCGATTCCTTGCATCGCGGTGTGGAAGAACTACCGCGTTGACAAGAAGCAGAACAAGGGTGTTGTTATGTAA
- the FAP1 gene encoding putative NF-X1 finger transcription factor (BUSCO:EOG09261727;~COG:K;~EggNog:ENOG410PGHN;~InterPro:IPR001374,IPR036867,IPR034077,IPR000967, IPR034078,IPR019786;~PFAM:PF01422,PF01424;~go_component: GO:0005634 - nucleus [Evidence IEA];~go_function: GO:0003676 - nucleic acid binding [Evidence IEA];~go_function: GO:0003700 - DNA-binding transcription factor activity [Evidence IEA];~go_function: GO:0008270 - zinc ion binding [Evidence IEA];~go_process: GO:0006355 - regulation of transcription, DNA-templated [Evidence IEA]), whose product MSTAQPIDRLTLETMSGPPDANANTNANANSGTGNNNSRPRHRRGRGNRGHRHNNQTQAQAPSAPAPDTQAQASQTPPVSSGDNSTANNLDAAPRQRRGPRGGGRGAGRGGPRSDGGGGSGRRRHGRGRGDAGHGPRRVGIGGRTFEGRLTRPEGENAEDADNANDQGLGADAPTFVPGGPPSGEGSSSAATSSKDREPKGKSKAKSNPPLPRPKVTTKSAAPDIATRIHEDILHNLYECPICTSELGRRSRIWSCGLCWTVFHLSCVKKWSKNEGSAAQDAVRRQQEESTGETSTPRAWRCPGCNLAQEVFPSSYTCWCEKEVDPRSLPGLPPHSCGQTCSRARKGCPHPCDSICHAGPCAPCTAMGPTQDCFCGRNSSTKRCQDTDYENGWSCGEICGDLLPCGEHTCSRPCHEGLCGACDVKVEARCYCGNVQTEMLCSARDEEMESEKLRDDSGEVESWEGCFSCGELCNRPFDCGVHFCQKSCHPQDSQPAHCPRSPDVVLDCPCGKTPLKDIPGYSPRTSCEDPIPHCLEACGKTLPCGHPCEKLCHTGPCGACMLRVPISCRCGRNTMITVCHQGTMEQPQCFRQCKAGLHCGRHSCAERCCPGEQKALERQAMRRKLRSHLRPSDEDVEAEHICTRVCGRTLKCGRHTCPEICHKGACNTCREAIFEEIPCNCGRSILHPPLPCGTQPPSCSFPCERPKPCGHPQTQHNCHTDDENCPKCPFLTEKMCLCGKRTMKNQPCWLVDVRCGQICNEPLKCGSHSCQKNCHRPGDCEDSTRPCQQACGKRKTLCGHPCTDACHAPFACPEKTPCSATITVTCGCGRLRQERRCNAAKAVASKGQVQQPQRLPALTPLSCDEECSRLERNRSLASALGIEINQSTTLAQNGGAALPYSSETLDMYIQLSSSAPLATLQNYESTLHSLAASVSPTDRSVRFQPAKPSLRAFTHSLAADWGFATESFDPEPHRHVFVLKPASWNPPIFGLGNGSVIGIGGMSVGECVKLRERQRLKEREAQRVAAAEAKASREAAKAQAQGNVDGGGWAQVAASRKSNASGSPSTLPQKTTFSSGSYAALAGGDFGVGADARAGGGAKKERLVLRSGVGTGKQLQSKVQEPVADSWEEEEEKEEEQERKLEDPDGVGHADGTQKQETEVDAEREDNEVEVAASK is encoded by the coding sequence ATGAGCACAGCACAACCGATTGATCGGCTCACCCTCGAGACTATGTCTGGTCCTCCGGACGCCAACGCTAATACCAACGCCAACGCGAACAGTGGTACCGGCAACAATAACTCGCGCCCCAGACACAGACGGGGCCGTGGCAACCGCGGCCACCGACACAACAACCAGACGCAGGCCCAAGCCCCGTCGGCTCCAGCTCCGGATACACAAGCGCAAGCATCGCAAACGCCTCCTGTTTCGTCCGGTGATAACTCAACGGCGAATAACCTCGATGCAGCTCCGCGTCAACGGAGGGGTCCGAGAGGTGGGGGTAGAGGGGCAGGACGAGGTGGACCCCGTTCggatggcggcggcggtagtggtcgaagacgacatggaaggggaagaggtgATGCGGGCCATGGACCTCGACGGGTTGGAATTGGTGGACGGACGTTCGAGGGACGATTGACGAGACCTGAGGGTGAAAATGCGGAGGATGCGGATAATGCAAATGACCAGGGATTGGGGGCCGATGCGCCTACCTTTGTGCCTGGAGGACCGCCGAGCGGTGAAGGATCGTCTTCTGCCGCTACATCTTCTAAAGATCGCGAGCCGAAAGGAAAATCGAAAGCGAAGAGCAATCCCCCGCTGCCGCGACCGAAGGTCACTACGAAGTCTGCTGCTCCTGATATCGCCACCCGAATTCATGAGGACATACTTCACAACCTCTACGAATGTCCCATTTGCACTAGCGAATTGGGTCGGAGATCGCGTATCTGGTCCTGTGGGCTTTGCTGGACGGTTTTCCATCTCAGCTGTGTGAAGAAGTGGTCGAAGAATGAAGGTTCAGCAGCACAAGATGCTGTGCGTCGACAACAGGAGGAGTCTACCGGAGAGACCAGCACACCTCGTGCTTGGCGCTGTCCCGGTTGCAATCTTGCTCAGGAGGTATTTCCTTCGTCCTACACATGTTGGTGTGAAAAGGAAGTCGATCCGCGTTCACTACCTGGTCTGCCTCCGCATTCATGTGGGCAGACCTGCTCGCGGGCTCGTAAGGGATGCCCACACCCTTGCGATTCGATTTGCCACGCCGGTCCCTGCGCACCATGTACGGCCATGGGTCCAACGCAAGACTGTTTCTGTGGAAGGAATTCATCTACCAAGCGTTGCCAGGATACCGACTACGAGAACGGATGGAGCTGTGGTGAGATCTGCGGCGACCTACTGCCCTGCGGAGAGCATACTTGTTCCAGACCGTGCCACGAAGGTCTTTGCGGTGCTTGCGATGTCAAGGTAGAAGCACGTTGCTATTGTGGGAACGTGCAGACCGAGATGCTGTGTAGTGCTAGGGATGAAGAGATGGAGAGCGAGAAGCTACGTGACGATTCTGGTGAAGTTGAAAGCTGGGAAGGCTGCTTCAGTTGCGGAGAACTTTGCAACCGTCCTTTCGACTGCGGTGTTCACTTCTGCCAGAAAAGTTGTCATCCGCAAGATTCGCAACCCGCACATTGCCCAAGGTCACCTGATGTTGTACTTGACTGTCCTTGTGGAAAGACGCCGTTGAAGGATATACCCGGATATTCCCCGCGGACGTCCTGCGAGGACCCCATTCCGCACTGTCTTGAAGCGTGTGGTAAGACTCTGCCATGTGGACATCCATGTGAGAAACTCTGTCACACCGGTCCATGTGGTGCTTGTATGCTTCGGGTTCCGATCTCGTGTCGCTGTGGTCGTAATACCATGATTACGGTTTGTCATCAAGGTACTATGGAGCAACCGCAGTGTTTCCGTCAATGCAAAGCAGGCTTGCACTGTGGTCGACACTCGTGTGCTGAGCGATGCTGTCCCGGAGAGCAAAAGGCCCTTGAGCGACAGGCCATGCGGCGGAAGCTGAGGTCGCACCTCCGCCCGAGCGACGAAGACGTGGAGGCAGAACATATCTGTACACGAGTTTGTGGTCGGACGCTGAAATGCGGAAGACACACGTGTCCGGAGATCTGCCATAAGGGGGCGTGCAACACCTGCAGGGAGGCGATTTTCGAAGAGATCCCGTGTAACTGCGGACGATCTATCTTGCACCCGCCATTGCCCTGTGGGACGCAGCCGCCATCGTGTTCGTTCCCCTGCGAACGACCCAAACCCTGCGGCCACCCCCAGACACAGCACAATTGTCACACAGACGACGAAAATTGCCCTAAGTGTCCGTTCTTGACCGAGAAAATGTGTTTGTGCGGCAAGCGGACGATGAAGAATCAGCCTTGCTGGTTGGTGGATGTTCGATGCGGTCAAATTTGCAACGAACCGCTCAAGTGCGGCTCGCACTCGTGCCAGAAGAACTGCCATCGACCTGGTGATTGCGAGGATTCGACTCGACCTTGTCAGCAGGCATGTGGAAAGCGCAAGACGCTATGTGGTCATCCATGTACAGACGCTTGTCATGCACCTTTTGCTTGTCCTGAGAAGACACCCTGCTCGGCCACGATCACGGTAACATGTGGTTGTGGTCGACTCCGTCAGGAGCGGCGCTGCAATGCAGCGAAGGCAGTGGCTTCGAAGGGACAGGTACAGCAACCACAGCGATTGCCTGCATTGACGCCGCTTAGCTGCGACGAGGAATGTTCACGTCTGGAACGGAATCGCTCTCTAGCATCCGCGCTAGGAATCGAAATCAACCAGTCTACCACCCTCGCGCAAAACGGCGGTGCCGCCCTCCCGTACTCGTCGGAAACCCTCGACATGTACATCCAACTTTCTTCCTCAGCGCCGCTAGCTACCCTCCAAAACTACGAATCGACTCTACACTCTCTAGCAGCATCAGTCAGCCCCACAGACCGCTCCGTCCGCTTTCAACCCGCCAAGCCCTCTCTCCGGGCATTCACCCACTCCCTCGCAGCGGACTGGGGCTTTGCTACTGAGAGCTTCGACCCAGAGCCACACAGGCACGTTTTCGTTCTGAAGCCGGCATCGTGGAACCCCCCGATCTTCGGACTCGGTAACGGATCGGTCATCGGAATCGGCGGCATGAGCGTTGGCGAATGCGTCAAGCTCCGCGAACGCCAGAGACTGAAAGAGCGTGAGGCACAGCGTGTCGCGGCGGCAGAGGCGAAGGCGTCGcgagaagctgccaaggcaCAAGCTCAAGGCAACGTGGATGGCGGTGGTTGGGCGCAGGTTGCTGCTTCGCGGAAGAGTAATGCCAGTGGTTCACCGTCTACTCTGCCTCAAAAGACGACGTTCTCGTCGGGGTCGTATGCTGCGCTTGCTGGTGGTGATTTTGGTGTTGGTGCGGATGCGAGAGCGGGTGGTGGTGCAAAGAAGGAACGACTTGTTTTGCGCTCTGGTGTTGGTACTGGGAAGCAGTTGCAGAGTAAGGTTCAAGAACCTGTTGCTGATAGctgggaagaggaagaagaaaaagaagaggaacagGAGAGGAAGCTTGAAGACCCGGACGGTGTGGGTCACGCTGATGGCACGCAGAAGCAAGAAACGGAAGTCGATGCTGAGCGGGAGGATAATGAGGTTGAAGTTGCGGCTTCAAAGTGA